The following nucleotide sequence is from Pasteurella multocida.
CCAAATGTGCAAGGCGTGAAAATGAGTCCATTTGGCAGTATTAATTTTGAAAACTTATCTTTACGTAAAGGAGCAAAACCATGATCATTGCTTTATTACGCCAAGTTTTCCTTGTGTTTCTGACATTACTGATTCTGTCTTTGCTCAGTTATATGATTTTAATCCAAGACCCGCTGAATGAAGAACTAATGCAGCCAACTCTCCTACAAGGCTATATCTCGCATATTACTCACTTACTACAAGGGGATTTTGGCATTACGTACAACGGAGGCGATTCACTAAATGCCATTATCCAAACCGTTTTACCGCCTACCCTCGAACTTTGCTTCAGCGCTATTTTACTTGCCGTATTATTTGGCATCCCATTAGGGCTCATGGGTGCAATGAAAAGCCACACTTTTTTAGGGAAGGGAATTCGCACCATGTCTGCTTTAGGTTTATCTATGCCAGTATTTTGGATCGCACCTATTGCACTGTATTTTTCTGCTATTCATAGTTGGGAAATTTCAGCGATCGGGCAATATAACTTACTTTATGCGATTAAACCAATCACTGGCTTTCCTATTATTGATGTCTGGTTTATGGACGAATTTTACCGCACCAAAGTCATTCAGAATGTCCTACAGCATCTTGTCTTACCCACTTTAGTGCTGACAATTTTGCCAACAATGGAGATCACAAGAATTGTGCAGCAACGGGCTGAAGATGTGTTAACGAAAAATTATATCAAGATGGCAATGACTCGGGGCTGGTCACAAAATAAGATCTTACGCAAACATGTTTTACGTAACACACTTCCACTATTAATTCCTCAATCGACACGTTTATTTACACTTGTCCTAACGCAATGTATGTTAGTGGAAAGCACATTTGGCTGGCCTGGTATCGGTCGCTGGTTAATTGATGCCGTTACACAACAAGACTATAATAGTATTTCTGTGGGCGTGATCGTTATTGGCTTATGTATTATCATCGTTGATGTATTATCAGAAAGTTTTGCCTTTATGCTCGATCCATTTAATAAGAAAGGCTGGTATGCAAGATAAAGAACCTGATGAATTTCGCGAAAGTGCTGCAATAAAACATATCTGGCTATTATTTAGACAAGATCGTATCGCGCTATTTAGCTTCTACCTTTTTATTGTTTTTATTTTAACCGCACTTTTTAGTCCGTGGATTGCACCTTACTCTAGCGACATGCAATTTGTCGGTCAAGAACTGCTGCCTCCTTCTTGGACCAACGAAGGAAAAATTTCGTTTTTCTTCGGTACTGATGATATTGGCAGAGATGTTTTTAGTCGTATCATTATCGGTACTAGCTATACACTCGGTGCTTCTCTCGTTGTCGTGTGTTTCACTATCATGATTGGGACATTGCTCGGCATTTGGGCGGGTATTTCACACAGTGTAAAATCAAAAATTTTAGGGCATTTTCTTGATACGTTTCTTTCGATCCCGAGTTTGTTGATTGCTATTATTATTGCCACGCTAATGAAGCCTAGCTTAATTAATGCCATTTTAGCCACAACATTAGCATTATTGCCGTACTTTATTCATGAAATCTATCAAGCCACACAACATGAACTGAAAAAAGAATATGTATTAATGCTTAAACTAGATGGAATTTCGAATAAAGCACTCCTGAAAGAAATCATCTTGCCGAATATTTCAGTACGTTATATTCAGGAAATCGCTCGTGCCTTTGCCATCGCTATTTTAGATATCAGCGCACTCAGTTTTATCTCTTTGGGGGCACAGCGCCCTACGCCAGAATGGGGTGCTATGATCAAAGATTCTTTAGAACTGATTTATCTCGCGCCTTGGACCGTCATTCTCCCCGGCATCGCCATTATTTTAACCATTTTAGTCGTTTTTATTTTCAGCCAAGGGCTGTGTAAAGCGATAGAGAAATATTACGAGTAGGTGAATCATGGCGCTATTAGATATTCGAAACCTGTGTATTGAAATTGAAACATCGCAAGGGCGTATCAAGGTTGTCGATAATGTCAATCTTACCCTTAACGAAGGCGAAATTTGTGGTTTAGTCGGAGAATCAGGTTCAGGAAAAAGCTTAATCGCAAAAGTAATTTGTAATGTGTTTCGTGACTCTTGGATTGTCACCGCCGACCGTTTCCGTTTTGACAACATTGAATTACTAAAATTACCGCCCAAAAAACGACGTAAATTAATTGGGCAAGAAATATCAATGATCTTCCAAGACCCACTGACTTGTTTAGACCCGAGCAAAACGATTGGCAAACAAATCATCCAGAATATCCCCTCATGGACATTTAAAGGTCGTTGGTGGCAGTGGTTTGGTTGGAAAAAACGTCGCGCAATCGAATTATTACACAAAGTAGGCATTAAAGAACACGAGGATATCATGCAAAGTTATCCTGAAGAGATTACCGAAGGTGAAGGACAAAAAGTCATGATCGCCATTGCCGTTGCGAATCAGCCTCGTTTACTCATTGCTGATGAGCCGACTAACTCTGTGGAATCAATCACTAAAGCTCAGATCTTTCGCTTACTCTCAAGTATGAACCAAAATCAAGGCACATCTATTTTACTGACCAGTAACGATATCAAGAGTATCAGTGAATGGTGTGATACATTTTCTGTACTTTACTGTGGACAAAATGCCGAATCTGGACCAAAAGAAGAGATTTTAGAACACCCACATCATCCCTATACACAAGCCTTGTTACATTCGATTCCAGACTTTAGTCAACCATTACCCTTGAAAAGTCGCTTAAATACATTAAAAGGCACCGTTCCTTTATTAGAACAAATGCCAATTGGTTGTCGCCTTGGACCGAGATGCCCCTTTGCACAAAAAAAATGTATTGTAAAACCTACAAGGTATCGTATTAAACAGCATGAATTTTCCTGTCACTACCCTTTAAATTTACGCGAAAAACAATTTAAAGAAAAACAGGTTAGCGCCCCTTTAATACTCCAAAATGCAAAATCAGAATAGAAGGTAAAGAGAATGGCACTATTACAAGTTGAAGATCTGTCAAAATCTTTTACTGATACGATGAGCTTATTTGGCGCCAGCCAATTTAATGCTGTAGAAAGAATTAGTTTTCGTCTTGATAAAAAACAGACACTAGCCATTATTGGTAAAAATGGCTCTGGAAAATCAACGCTTGCCAAAATGATCGTGGGTATTATCCCTCCAACTTCGGGGCGTATTCTCTTTAATGGTCAACCTCTCCTCTTTGGTGATTACCAATATCGGGCAAAACACATCCGCATGATCTTTCAAGATCCTAACACAGCCTTTAATCCACGCTTAAATGTGGGACAAATTTTGGATGCGCCTTTGCGTTTAGTGACACATCTCGATAACCAAGATCGTAACCAAAAAATCTTCAATACACTCAAATTAGTAGGGCTGTATCCAGATCATGCGAATGTTAAAATCAACACGATGTCAGCCAGTCAGAAACAACGTGTTGCGTTAGCGAGGGCCTTAATTTTAGATCCGCAAATCATTATCGCAGATGATGCACTAGGCTCACTAGATGCCACGGTAAAAACCCAACTCACTAACTTGATGTTACATTTACAAGATAAGTTGGGTATTTCCTATATTTATGTTGGTCAACATTTAGGTATCATCAAACATATGGCGGATAATGTCTTAGTAATGGACGAAGGCAAAATGATTGAATATGGACAGACCAAATCACTCTTTACTCATCCACAAACGGAAGTCACAAAACGTCTAGTCGAAAGCCATTTTGGACGCTTATTAGATGAAGGTTCTTGGGCTACAAAATAGCGCTACTTCTCTTTCTTTAAATGCTGAATACGACTTACAAGTGCAATAACAAAAGTTCGTGGTAAAAAACGGTGACTATAAACCATCAATTTATTCCAGACACCCGGAATAATCAATTTCTTATGTGCTAAATGCTTTTCAGTATATCGAGCAACTGTCTCCGCGGTCTGAAACGTCAACATATCAAAGAGCGTCGCGTTTTCTGTGCGTGTCGCCGTTTTAACAAAATTGGTCAATGTAGGACCCGGTGCTAAAATGGACACCTTTATTCCCGTGTGTCTTAATTCATAACTTAGTCCTTGACTAAATGACGTAACAAAGGCTTTAGTTGCATAATATACCGACATTTGAGGACCACCCGGCATTTCACCCGCAACAGAAGAAACATTAAGAATGTGCCCTTGATTCATTTTCATCATATCTTGTAAATACAGTTTGCTGAGTATCATTAAAGACTGAATATTCAAGTTCACCATCGCGATTTCATCTTCTAATGTAGTCTGAGTAAAATCCCCTAATAATCCTACTCCTGCATTATTAATTAATGTATGAATAAACCATCCTCGTTGTTGTGTAAAAGTATATACATTTCGCGTCTCTTCTAAACAAGACAAATCTGCTTGGATAATCTCAATGTTTCCCACATATTGTTGCTGCAATGCAACTAAAGGCGCTAAAGTCCTTGCCACTAAAATTAATTTATTGCCTTTTTGAGCATATGTTTTAGCAAGCTGATAACCAATTCCTGAGCTTGCACCAGTAATTAAAATATAACCATTATTCATTTCATGTTCCAACATAACGCTGCCAAATACAGTTTTTCTATTTTAACTGAAAAAACGAAAAGAAATGTAATGTCATACTCTTTATTGTGAGAAATAATGTGACTTACGTTTTGTCATTCAGAAAGTAATTTGAGATTTATGAATAAAGCAAAAAGCGACGACTCCCCCAAACAACCTGCCTAATTGCCTCTTGACTGCTCATTAATTGCTGTTTCTTAATTGCTTCTTAATTACTGTATTACTGCTTAGTCCTGCTTGATTTTTGGGTAATGACTATACTTCTTGTTATGCGAATGACACTCTCCCCATATCCCCACTCTCTCCAAACACAAAAAAACCTCAAGTATCTCTACTTGAGGTTTCTTCTCATTCAGACCTGGCGGTGTCCTACTCTCACATGGGGAAGCCCCACACTACCATCGGCGTTACAGCGTTTCACTTCTAAGTTCGGCATGGAGTTAGGTGGGTCCACTGCACTATCGCCGCCAAGATATTCGGTTGATGTCTTCTCTATTCTTCTGTTCTTCCTTCGTGCTTTCTTCACTCTCGCACTTTAATCAAAAACAAGCTGTCTAAAGTAATTTTCTCTTCTTCGTCTTCGTCTAACATCTCACTCAACACCCAAAAACACTTGAGCGTTGTATGGTTAAGCCTCTCGGGCAATTAGTATTGGTTAGCTCAATGTATCACTACACTTACACACCCAACCTATCTACGTCGTAGTCTACAACAACCCTTACTGACTTAAAGTCAGGGATGACTCATCTCTTGGCAAGTTTCGTGCTTAGATGCTTTCAGCACTTATCTCTTCCGCATTTAGCTACCCAGCAATGCCTCTGGCGAGACAACTGGAACACCAGTGATGCGTCCACTCCGGTCCTCTCGTACTAGGAGCAGCCCCAATCAATCATCCAACGCCCACGGCAGATAGGGACCGAACTGTCTCACGACGTTCTAAACCCAGCTCGCGTACCACTTTAAATGGCGAACAGCCATACCCTTGGGACCTACTTCAGCCCCAGGATGTGATGAGCCGACATCGAGGTGCCAAACACCGCCGTCGATATGAACTCTTGGGCGGTATCAGCCTGTTATCCCCGGAGTACCTTTTATCCGTTGAGCGATGGCCCTTCCATTCAGAACCACCGGATCACTATGACCTGCTTTCGCACCTGCTCGACTTGTCTGTCTCGCAGTTAAGCTTGCTTATACCATTGCACTAACCTGACGATGTCCGACCGTCATTAGCAAACCTTCGTGCTCCTCCGTTACGCTTTGGGAGGAGACCGCCCCAGTCAAACTACCCACCAGACACTGTCCGAGTACCCGTTTCAGGCACTTCGTTAGAACATCAAACGTTAAAGGGTGGTATTTCAAGGTCGCCTCCACAATGACTGGCGTCACTGCTTCAAAGGCTCCCACCTATCCTACACATCAAAATTCAATGTTCAGTGTCAAGCTATAGTAAAGGTTCACGGGGTCTTTCCGTCTAGCCGCGGGTACACCGCATCTTCACGGCGATTTCAATTTCACTGAGTCTCGGGTGGAGACAGCCTGGCCATCATTATGCCATTCGTGCAGGTCGGAACTTACCCGACAAGGAATTTCGCTACCTTAGGACCGTTATAGTTACGGCCGCCGTTTACTGGGGCTTCGATCAGGAGCTTCTCTTTCGATAACACCATCAATTAACCTTCCAGCACCGGGCAGGCATCACACCCTATACGTCCACTTTCGTGTTTGCAGAGTGCTGTGTTTTTAATAAACAGTTGCAGCCAGCTGGTATCTTCGACTTACTTCACCTTCATCCGCGAGGGACTACAATTACTGTAAGCGCACCTTCTCCCGAAGTTACGGTGCTATTTTGCCTAGTTCCTTCACCCGAGTTCTCTCAAGCGCCTGAGTATTCTCTACCTGACCACCTGTGTCGGTTTTCAGTACGGTTTAGATAAACCTGAAGCTTAGTGGCTTTTCCTGGAAGCAGGGTATCAGTTACTTCAGTCCCTTAAGACCTCGTCATCAGCTCTCAGTGTTTATAAAGACCCGGATTTGCCTAAGTCTTCCACCTACCACCTTAAACAGACATCCAACAGTCTGCTAACCTAACCTTCTCCGTCCCCACATCGCAGTTTATCCAAGTACGGGAATATTAACCCGTTTCCCATCGACTACGCTTTTCAGCCTCGCCTTAGGGGCCGACTCACCCTGCCCCGATTAACGTTGGACAGGAACCCTTGGTCTTCCGGCGAACGAGTTTTTCACTCGTTTTATCGTTACTTATGTCAGCATTCGCACTTGTGATACGTCCAGCAACCCTCTCGAGCCACCTTCATCCGCTTACACAACGCTCCCCTACCCAACAGAATAAATTCTGATGCCGCAGCTTCGGTGCTATATTTGAGCCCCGTTACATCTTCCGCGCAGGCCGACTCGACTAGTGAGCTATTACGCTTTCTTTAAATGATGGCTGCTTCTAAGCCAACATCCTAGCTGTCTAAGCCTTCCCACTTCGTTTCCCACTTAATATAGACTTCGGGACCTTAGCTGGCGGTCTGGGTTGTTTCCCTCTCCACGACGAACGTTAGCACCCGCCGTGTGTCTCCTGAGTATCACTCTTCGGTATTCGCAGTTTGCATCGGGTTGGTAATCCGGGATGGACCCCTAGCCGAAACAGTGCTCTACCCCCGAAGGTGTCCGCTCAAGGCTCTACCTAAATAGATTTCGGGGAGAACCAGCTATCTCCCGGTTTGATTGGCCTTTCACCCCCAGCCACAAGTCATCCGCTAATTTTTCAACATTAGTCGGTTCGGTCCTCCAGTTAGTGTTACCCAACCTTCAACCTGCCCATGGCTAGATCACCGGGTTTCGGGTCTATACCTTGCAACTCAACGCCCAGTTAAGACTCGGTTTCCCTTCGGCTCCCTTATTCAGTTAACCTCGCTACAAAATATAAGTCGCTGACCCATTATACAAAAGGTACGCAGTCACAAGGTTGCCCTCGCTCCTACTGCTTGTACGTACAGGGTTTCAGGTTCTATTTCACTCCCCTCACCGGGGTTCTTTTCGCCTTTCCTTCACAGTACTGGTTCACTATCGGTCAATCAGGAGTATTTAGCCTTGGAGGATGGTCCCCCCATCTTCAAACAGGATTTCTCGTGTCCCGCCTTACTTATCGTAAGCTTAGTTCCACTAACATACTTTCGAGTACGGGATTATCACCCTCTTTGATTTGGCTTCCCAGCCAATTCCTCTAATATGCTAGCTAAAACTTACTGGCTCTTCCGCTTTCGCTCGCCGCTACTCACAGAATCTCGGTTGATTTCTTTTCCTCGGGGTACTTAGATGTTTCAGTTCTCCCGGTTCGCCTTTCATCGCTATGTATTCACCATGAAATGATGGATTCTTCATCCATCGGGTTTCCC
It contains:
- a CDS encoding ABC transporter permease; protein product: MIIALLRQVFLVFLTLLILSLLSYMILIQDPLNEELMQPTLLQGYISHITHLLQGDFGITYNGGDSLNAIIQTVLPPTLELCFSAILLAVLFGIPLGLMGAMKSHTFLGKGIRTMSALGLSMPVFWIAPIALYFSAIHSWEISAIGQYNLLYAIKPITGFPIIDVWFMDEFYRTKVIQNVLQHLVLPTLVLTILPTMEITRIVQQRAEDVLTKNYIKMAMTRGWSQNKILRKHVLRNTLPLLIPQSTRLFTLVLTQCMLVESTFGWPGIGRWLIDAVTQQDYNSISVGVIVIGLCIIIVDVLSESFAFMLDPFNKKGWYAR
- a CDS encoding ABC transporter permease subunit; protein product: MQDKEPDEFRESAAIKHIWLLFRQDRIALFSFYLFIVFILTALFSPWIAPYSSDMQFVGQELLPPSWTNEGKISFFFGTDDIGRDVFSRIIIGTSYTLGASLVVVCFTIMIGTLLGIWAGISHSVKSKILGHFLDTFLSIPSLLIAIIIATLMKPSLINAILATTLALLPYFIHEIYQATQHELKKEYVLMLKLDGISNKALLKEIILPNISVRYIQEIARAFAIAILDISALSFISLGAQRPTPEWGAMIKDSLELIYLAPWTVILPGIAIILTILVVFIFSQGLCKAIEKYYE
- a CDS encoding oligopeptide/dipeptide ABC transporter ATP-binding protein, which codes for MALLDIRNLCIEIETSQGRIKVVDNVNLTLNEGEICGLVGESGSGKSLIAKVICNVFRDSWIVTADRFRFDNIELLKLPPKKRRKLIGQEISMIFQDPLTCLDPSKTIGKQIIQNIPSWTFKGRWWQWFGWKKRRAIELLHKVGIKEHEDIMQSYPEEITEGEGQKVMIAIAVANQPRLLIADEPTNSVESITKAQIFRLLSSMNQNQGTSILLTSNDIKSISEWCDTFSVLYCGQNAESGPKEEILEHPHHPYTQALLHSIPDFSQPLPLKSRLNTLKGTVPLLEQMPIGCRLGPRCPFAQKKCIVKPTRYRIKQHEFSCHYPLNLREKQFKEKQVSAPLILQNAKSE
- a CDS encoding ATP-binding cassette domain-containing protein, coding for MALLQVEDLSKSFTDTMSLFGASQFNAVERISFRLDKKQTLAIIGKNGSGKSTLAKMIVGIIPPTSGRILFNGQPLLFGDYQYRAKHIRMIFQDPNTAFNPRLNVGQILDAPLRLVTHLDNQDRNQKIFNTLKLVGLYPDHANVKINTMSASQKQRVALARALILDPQIIIADDALGSLDATVKTQLTNLMLHLQDKLGISYIYVGQHLGIIKHMADNVLVMDEGKMIEYGQTKSLFTHPQTEVTKRLVESHFGRLLDEGSWATK
- a CDS encoding SDR family NAD(P)-dependent oxidoreductase encodes the protein MNNGYILITGASSGIGYQLAKTYAQKGNKLILVARTLAPLVALQQQYVGNIEIIQADLSCLEETRNVYTFTQQRGWFIHTLINNAGVGLLGDFTQTTLEDEIAMVNLNIQSLMILSKLYLQDMMKMNQGHILNVSSVAGEMPGGPQMSVYYATKAFVTSFSQGLSYELRHTGIKVSILAPGPTLTNFVKTATRTENATLFDMLTFQTAETVARYTEKHLAHKKLIIPGVWNKLMVYSHRFLPRTFVIALVSRIQHLKKEK